The nucleotide window ggcaaagatgaagaatgctCAACCGCCTGCGCTTCCGGCACCACCGTCCGCTGCGTCGTCGCAGCCGACAACGCCGGGAGCAGGAGTGATGGCCAGTAGGGAGATGAGTAGGGAGACGAGTAATGAGGCGCTGGGACCAGCGGGAGGACAGGTCGTTGGCGATTTCACCAGTCCGAGGATGGCACCTGCTCCACCTACCAAGCCGTCCCTCAACCGAATGCTTGTgtgtttttcttttttttttttttttggtttggCTTTGGATACTGACAGGGATACAGTCGGAACGACATGCGCCAGCGTCGCACCGGCCAGCCGAACTCACCACCCCGGCCCCTCTTGCAGGCCCTCCCCCAGCTCCAAGGACAACAACACAAGCTTACTCTCCCGCACCCACGCATTCGCCCCAACACCTCTCATCTCATCCCGGTGCActgccgccgccgccgccgtcCGCACACGCGCCTGCGCACGCGCCTGCACATCTCGATAGATCGTATTCCCAGCGTGCGCCGGTGTCTGGTACAAAGACCAAGTTGTTGGATCGGGCGAATACGACGAGGTCGCCGGGATCGAGTGTGGGTATAGCGCAGGGTGCGGGGGGGTCAAAGGGCATGGCGATGGGCATGGGTATGGGATTGACGAAATCGCAAAGTCAGTCTGGGCATAAATCCCGTGAACGCGGCGATCCATCGAGAGAACCAAAAGATTCCTCAAAAGAAGGTTCTTCCGCTGGCGGATTATCCCGAAACCAAACAACGagacaacagcaacaaggGGCGACTCCTCGtagaagggaaaaggaaaagaaggaaaatgaAGAGGTGATAAGGCAGTTGAGGATGATATGTACACCCGGAGATCCGAATTTGGTGTACAAGAATTTCAGAAAGATTGGTCAAGGGTGCGTCAAATAAAGCGTCTTTTGCAGGAAAATAAGATGGctgacaaaaaaaaaacacaGGGCGTCAGGCGGTGTGTACACTGCGATAGATCGTCAGACTCTCCCCGTCGCTATCAAACAGATGAACCTCGAAAAACAGCCGAAACAAgatctcatcatcaacgaAATCCTCGTCATGCGCGAATCCGCCCACCCAAACATTGTAAACTTTAAAGACTCTTACCTCTGGCAAGGCGATTTGTGGGTGGTGATGGAGTATATGGAAGGAGGCAGCTTGACAGATGTCGTGACGGCGCATTGTATGAGTGAAGCGCAGATTGCGAGTGTCAGCAGAGAGGTTTGCGAGGGCTTGAGACATTTGCATAGTAAAGGGGTTATACATCGCGATATCAAGAGTGATAATATCTTGTTATCGCTGAACGGTGATGTCAAGCTTAGTACGTCCCCACTTCTTTGGCCACCTCTTTATCTGCCCCCCCGCTAACCATTGAGAAATAGCCGACTTTGGTTTCTGCGCGCGTATTGCCGACCCGGCGACGGCGAAAAGGACGACCATGGTGGGCACACCGTATTGGATGGCGCCAGAGGTGGTGTTGAGAAAAGAGTATGGACCAAATGTTGATATTTGGAGTTTGGGTATTTTGGCGATCGGTACGTCTTTTTACCCAATTGTCATTTTGACCTTGTTGGCTCATGTCGCCCAAACCAATCCCTATAGAAATGCTCGAAGGCGAACCCCCATACCTGACCGAAAACCCTGTGAGGGCGTTATACCTCATCGCGACAAACGGTACACCCAAGATCAAGGATTGGGACAAGCTTTCAAATGTGTTTAGGGATTACTTCAAGGTTACGCTTCAGGTTGATCCGGCCAAGAGACCGACGGCGGCAGCTATATTAAAGGTGCGTAAAATGATGACCTCTTGTTtacagaaaaaaaagaggcgTCGCAAAGAGTACAAGAATAAAAAGCTGATGGAGAAAatgacttttttttttttttttttttttttttttttttttagcATGAGTTCTTCAAGCATACCGCTCCGTTGATATCATTAGCCCCTATGATCCGATCATCTCGCAAGAGCTAGATTGGGTAGGAACGAAAACGTGGTTTTGACATAATCCCTCATATCGTCATAATCATCGTATATCCCTTTgtcaattttttttttttctttcatccGCTACTGCATTTGCTCTCGCTTTTTCCTTTGCATCATCAAAAAGGGCCCTTGTATAATTCAATTTTATCGACCACATCcgggaaaaaaaaaaagaaaaggaaaggaaaggacGACCTTCAACTGTGTATATactttcaacaaccatTCACTTTGCCAGCCATTCCAAGCCTCAAAGCCTCACaccaaaaagaagattaaCGCTCGAGGCAGTGCATTACGTACTTTGCGCGAACGCAGCAacacaaaaaaaaaaagacacCATATCCCCCCCAATATCTTTTGGCGCTTCAATACTTTTTCATTTGTGTCTCTTTGTAAATCCATGCCTTTTACAGCagactttttttttttttcttatGCTCATTCTTGGATTTCCCTGTAGaattttttttcattttttttcattttgGATTTCGGATTCCTACCCAACctcttgttttttttttttttttttttcctttttttccttttctactttgtttctttttctctctcttcttttttcttttcttcttccgaggtgtagaggaagagatgtgGAGGGGAACA belongs to Cryptococcus neoformans var. grubii H99 chromosome 7, complete sequence and includes:
- a CDS encoding STE/STE20/PAKA protein kinase codes for the protein MTGHTTSPKYHIRHPHAYNGATPLTPAAADPPAGSRTVEYHRPSRNSSHYPPNTDLSLGMVPSSTSTSSANASPRIPAASNGAAPSHAPSAYRLPTGAMTPSRDSAFTSASSSRGQSYKGSPNVNARYSTGNPSITPPLATNGVPPPRPNRAGTLPLDLSDNMPGWDASSASARSPSSQLPPILPSPSVFSPPALNHQSFSAPAPAAAPSNPYFPSATAAIEKGMEDVKMSGPVGVGVPMGVVEPREKELPHEPGSAAAMGGRSRSGTGRSSKDKKSMFGFVSDLLGKDKPPVISKPYDPVHVTHVGFDFQTGKYTGMPPKWQQVLDDNGITQDEQERNPNGVMAVVQYLKHQDEGEDEEEEIWAKMKNAQPPALPAPPSAASSQPTTPGAGVMASREMSRETSNEALGPAGGQVVGDFTSPRMAPAPPTKPSLNRMLSERHAPASHRPAELTTPAPLAGPPPAPRTTTQAYSPAPTHSPQHLSSHPGALPPPPPSAHAPAHAPAHLDRSYSQRAPVSGTKTKLLDRANTTRSPGSSVGIAQGAGGSKGMAMGMGMGLTKSQSQSGHKSRERGDPSREPKDSSKEGSSAGGLSRNQTTRQQQQGATPRRREKEKKENEEVIRQLRMICTPGDPNLVYKNFRKIGQGASGGVYTAIDRQTLPVAIKQMNLEKQPKQDLIINEILVMRESAHPNIVNFKDSYLWQGDLWVVMEYMEGGSLTDVVTAHCMSEAQIASVSREVCEGLRHLHSKGVIHRDIKSDNILLSLNGDVKLTDFGFCARIADPATAKRTTMVGTPYWMAPEVVLRKEYGPNVDIWSLGILAIEMLEGEPPYLTENPVRALYLIATNGTPKIKDWDKLSNVFRDYFKVTLQVDPAKRPTAAAILKHEFFKHTAPLISLAPMIRSSRKS